From Variimorphobacter saccharofermentans, one genomic window encodes:
- the pyrE gene encoding orotate phosphoribosyltransferase, whose translation MEQYKKEFIEFMVDCGVLKFGDFTTKSGRKTPFFVNTGFYRTGTQLRKLGEYYAKAIHDQYGLDFDVLFGPAYKGIPLSVATTMAISEFYQKDIKYCSNRKEVKDHGDTGILLGSPISDGDRVVIIEDVTTAGTSIGETMPILAAQGDVKVLGLVVSVDRMERGQGTKSALSEIEDNYHIATTAIVTMKEVVEHLYNNPYKGRIVIDDALKASIDAYYEQYGVQE comes from the coding sequence ATGGAACAATATAAGAAGGAATTTATTGAGTTTATGGTTGATTGTGGGGTGTTAAAATTCGGAGATTTCACTACGAAGAGTGGACGCAAAACCCCTTTCTTTGTAAACACAGGCTTCTATCGTACAGGAACACAATTGAGAAAGCTGGGTGAATATTATGCCAAAGCAATCCATGATCAATATGGTCTGGACTTTGATGTACTGTTTGGTCCGGCATATAAGGGAATCCCTCTCAGTGTGGCAACAACGATGGCAATCAGTGAATTCTATCAGAAAGATATAAAGTATTGTTCTAACCGTAAAGAAGTGAAGGATCATGGAGATACAGGAATTTTATTAGGATCACCAATTTCTGATGGTGACCGGGTTGTAATAATCGAAGATGTGACTACAGCAGGAACATCCATCGGTGAGACAATGCCAATTCTGGCAGCACAGGGAGATGTAAAGGTTCTTGGTCTGGTTGTATCAGTGGATAGAATGGAACGGGGACAAGGAACCAAGAGTGCCTTATCTGAAATCGAAGATAATTATCATATAGCTACGACAGCCATTGTTACTATGAAGGAAGTAGTAGAGCATCTGTATAATAATCCATATAAAGGAAGAATTGTTATTGATGATGCTTTGAAGGCATCCATTGATGCTTATTATGAGCAGTATGGAGTACAGGAATAA
- a CDS encoding transposase family protein: MSRASRREIKKAFQKDIVEFLKVQKHFLPDLIKELSAVRDPRHTSYTDYDIEEILYTVIMKNVCTISSMQDMTDKFNTEECAHNLCLILGKEEKEYLPHYVTINECLEKLDPEELQKFRKHIIKKLLRKRSFEHARFLGEYWMVIVDATQLFCFNEKIDEHCLRKTINKGTKDEKTYYYHNVLEAKIVLGDNLIISIATEFIENENEDVEKQDCERKAFKRLAKRLKKDYPRLPICILGDSLYACEPVFQICKDNRWGYLLRFKDGSIPSLAKEYQTIVGMGENEEKIIKEEKTHKRKARESVKHEMKWVSELYYEGHNLTVMELKIEKDGEPEGSFQWITGLPIRGKTAWEFAQTGRKRWKIENEGFNIQKNHRYDIEHANSLNYNAMKNHYLLTQIADVLLQLYENGIKGLREIKRTIKNISSDLLASFGRQLTREDISYTEKRTSLSIS, encoded by the coding sequence ATGTCTAGAGCTTCTAGAAGAGAAATTAAAAAAGCATTTCAGAAAGATATCGTTGAATTTTTAAAAGTTCAGAAGCATTTTCTGCCAGATTTAATCAAAGAGTTAAGTGCGGTAAGGGATCCAAGACATACATCTTATACCGATTATGACATTGAAGAGATTTTATATACCGTTATCATGAAAAATGTATGTACCATATCTTCTATGCAGGATATGACTGATAAGTTTAATACCGAGGAATGTGCGCATAATCTTTGTCTGATCCTTGGAAAAGAGGAAAAAGAATATCTTCCTCATTATGTGACTATCAATGAATGTCTGGAGAAGCTTGATCCAGAAGAACTACAGAAATTCAGAAAGCACATAATTAAAAAGTTACTTAGAAAGAGGAGTTTTGAGCACGCAAGATTTCTGGGTGAATATTGGATGGTAATAGTCGATGCAACACAGTTGTTCTGTTTTAATGAAAAAATAGATGAACACTGTTTAAGAAAAACTATTAATAAAGGAACCAAAGATGAAAAAACCTACTATTATCATAATGTATTAGAAGCTAAGATTGTATTAGGAGACAACCTGATTATCAGCATTGCTACAGAGTTTATTGAAAATGAAAATGAAGATGTTGAAAAACAGGATTGTGAAAGAAAAGCCTTTAAAAGACTGGCAAAAAGGCTGAAGAAAGACTACCCAAGATTACCGATTTGCATACTTGGTGACAGTCTGTATGCTTGTGAACCGGTATTTCAAATCTGTAAAGATAATAGATGGGGATATCTTCTCCGATTTAAAGATGGAAGCATCCCTTCTCTTGCAAAAGAGTATCAAACCATCGTTGGAATGGGTGAAAATGAAGAAAAGATTATAAAAGAAGAGAAAACACATAAAAGGAAAGCTCGCGAGAGTGTTAAGCATGAGATGAAATGGGTATCAGAGCTTTACTATGAGGGTCATAATCTCACAGTAATGGAACTAAAGATAGAGAAAGATGGTGAACCGGAAGGAAGCTTTCAATGGATCACCGGGTTGCCAATCAGAGGAAAGACAGCCTGGGAGTTTGCACAGACCGGAAGGAAACGCTGGAAGATTGAAAATGAGGGATTTAACATCCAGAAAAACCATCGTTATGATATAGAGCATGCAAACAGCCTTAATTATAATGCTATGAAGAACCATTATTTGCTGACACAGATAGCAGATGTACTGTTACAGCTTTATGAAAATGGAATAAAAGGATTAAGAGAAATAAAAAGAACAATAAAAAATATATCTTCCGATTTGCTAGCAAGCTTTGGTCGGCAACTAACAAGAGAAGATATATCCTATACAGAGAAACGCACATCACTAAGCATTTCTTGA
- a CDS encoding dihydroorotate dehydrogenase electron transfer subunit yields MSVALKKEAVVCENLRIATDIYSMWIKEPEMASTAKPGQFISMYCSDGSRLLPRPISICEINKKQGALRLVYRIAGKGTEEFSMLQASDRITVMGPLGNGFTLEGKKALLIGGGIGIPPMLELAKQLSCEKQIVLGYRDVTFLDKEFETYGSVYISTEDGSKGTKGNVLDAIRTNGLHADIIYACGPTPMLKGIKGYAAEQGIKAQLSLEERMACGIGACLGCVCKSKEVDHHSNVNNKRICKDGPVFYAEEVEL; encoded by the coding sequence ATGTCAGTTGCATTAAAGAAGGAAGCTGTAGTATGTGAGAATTTACGGATTGCTACGGATATATACAGTATGTGGATTAAGGAGCCGGAGATGGCTTCTACGGCTAAGCCGGGTCAGTTCATATCGATGTATTGCTCCGATGGCAGCAGGCTTCTTCCAAGACCGATCAGTATCTGTGAGATTAACAAAAAGCAGGGAGCACTTCGTCTGGTTTACCGAATAGCGGGGAAAGGAACGGAGGAGTTTTCTATGCTCCAGGCATCCGACCGGATTACGGTAATGGGACCCTTAGGAAACGGATTTACGCTGGAGGGGAAAAAAGCATTACTGATAGGTGGTGGAATTGGAATACCTCCCATGCTGGAGCTGGCTAAGCAATTATCCTGTGAGAAGCAAATCGTTCTTGGATATCGTGATGTAACTTTTTTGGATAAGGAATTTGAAACCTATGGATCGGTATATATTTCCACCGAGGACGGAAGCAAAGGTACAAAAGGAAATGTACTGGATGCTATTCGGACAAATGGTTTGCATGCAGATATCATTTATGCTTGTGGTCCCACACCGATGTTAAAAGGGATTAAGGGATATGCAGCAGAGCAGGGAATTAAGGCACAGTTATCCTTAGAGGAGCGAATGGCTTGTGGTATAGGTGCATGTCTCGGTTGTGTATGTAAATCGAAGGAAGTGGATCATCACAGTAATGTTAATAATAAGCGCATCTGCAAGGATGGCCCGGTATTTTATGCGGAAGAGGTGGAGCTATGA
- a CDS encoding dihydroorotate dehydrogenase — MNTSVTIAGIEFKNPVTTASGTFGSGMEYSEYVDLSKLGAVTTKGVSSVPWPGNPTPRVAETYGGMLNAIGLQNPGVDVFIKRDIPFLRKYDTKIIVNVVGKTTEEYCEVVERLSDCDVDLLEINISCPNVKEGGIAFGQDPKCVEAITHELKKRAKQPIIMKLSPNVTDITETAKAAQAGGADALSLINTLTGMKIDIHRRSFLLANRTGGLSGPAVKPIAVRMVYQVANAVKLPIIGMGGIANAEDALEFIMAGASMIAVGTANFVNPTATTQIVEGIEAYMKKYQVEDINELIGCVK; from the coding sequence ATGAATACAAGCGTAACGATCGCAGGAATAGAATTTAAGAATCCGGTAACAACAGCATCCGGTACCTTTGGCTCTGGAATGGAATATAGCGAGTATGTTGACTTGTCAAAGCTAGGAGCAGTTACGACAAAGGGAGTATCAAGTGTGCCCTGGCCCGGTAATCCGACCCCCAGAGTGGCAGAGACTTATGGTGGAATGCTGAATGCCATAGGACTTCAAAACCCGGGAGTGGATGTGTTTATAAAAAGGGATATTCCCTTCTTAAGAAAATACGATACGAAAATTATCGTAAATGTTGTGGGTAAAACAACGGAGGAATATTGCGAAGTAGTAGAACGCCTGTCTGATTGCGATGTAGACCTCCTTGAAATCAATATTTCCTGTCCAAACGTGAAGGAAGGCGGAATAGCATTTGGACAAGATCCCAAATGTGTAGAGGCAATTACCCATGAGTTAAAAAAGAGGGCAAAGCAGCCGATTATCATGAAGCTAAGTCCTAATGTAACCGATATAACAGAAACTGCGAAGGCGGCACAGGCAGGTGGTGCGGATGCATTATCCTTAATTAATACCCTAACAGGTATGAAGATTGATATTCATCGCCGATCCTTTTTACTGGCGAACAGGACCGGTGGATTATCAGGACCGGCAGTAAAACCCATTGCAGTACGTATGGTATATCAGGTAGCGAATGCAGTGAAGCTTCCTATTATCGGAATGGGAGGAATCGCAAATGCAGAGGATGCACTGGAATTTATCATGGCGGGAGCATCAATGATAGCAGTAGGTACAGCGAATTTTGTGAATCCGACAGCCACAACTCAGATCGTTGAGGGAATTGAGGCATACATGAAGAAGTATCAGGTGGAAGATATTAATGAATTAATCGGATGTGTCAAGTAA